tactccctctgtcataACTATTTGACATTTAGGACGAGGTTTGaccaaacttttaaaattccaaccataaattttatattagaataagtttataaaatctaTTAAGTTTATGATATTATAATAATGTTTTTTGAGGCAAATATACGTGTaccatttcttttgtttttaaacttagtattttagaaaatattgaTGGTTAGAATACTAAAAGTTTGACCAGATCTTGtaaatgtcaaatatttatgaccggagggagtaataatcaaTTTGCTAGTTGATTGGTCCGTTCAAAATTTATTATCCACAGTTtgttttgttatatttttgCAACAGCATTTAAAGAACCCATGATAGAATGGTTTTGCCAATTAGTACATGGTAGAATATAGCTAATGTGTGAATGTAAAGGTCATAGTCATAGAACTTACGATTACTTAAACCGCTAATGCTCGGCTTAGAACTAATCATAGGTACTTTTGAGTTAGCATGACTGACAGAATCCTGATTGCCTCCATCATGGCCACTATTATCTTGCTCCTTTACTTCAGAGGTTTCTTTTTCTCTGGGTTTGCTTTCCTGCACAGAAGCCAAACTAGGTGCGGGTATCTCACTCGCCTCAATTCTTGATACTGAATCCTCTCCATCCATACTCATTTCGACATCAGAAGTATGAGTATTACCTGAACAATAGTTATCTACTTAGGAAAGGGAAGAAATGTTATGCTCACAATTGAACTAGATAATTCCTTTCAATCTTGCCTTACCTTCTTGCAACAAAACTGCATCAATAGTTGAACCAATAGATGCAGGCTTCTCGCTTCTTGATGGACTTATATCATAAATGGGATCAGCAATCGGGATTTCGTTAATAAACTCCACTTCGTTAGCTAGAAAGAAGAAGACCATAACGCATAATATTTAGTATGTTTTTGTAGGCATATGTTCTTATATAGCATCAAGAAAGTGAGTTTGTTTCTGAGATTACCTGGTAGTTCAATGCTATTCAATTCAGGAGGTTCAGTTGCTTCTGTTGATGATGAAAGTGAGTCATTATCATTTGAATGTGGGGATAATTGGTGAAATTCATTGCTTATCATCTCCATTTGATGAGGGTATTCAATAACACTAGGGTCTTCCAATGACGCATTTTGTGACAAATTCAAATTTCCATTCTCTTGCGCTTCTTCACGATCATTTATATTTCCACCAGGAAGTGATATGTCATCATCTGAGGAATCACTTATTAGTAAAGGCGGCTCGATGTCAAGTGCAAGAGGAACCTCTCTAGCATTTTGGGAACGATGAGGTTGTTCATCCATTTGACTCATCTGAGGTCCGAGATTTTGGTTTGGGCTATCCTCCAATACTAGTTTATGGTTTTCTTGATCAGTAACTGAAGAAGTGCTATCTGAGTCTTCAACAGAACTCTTTTCACTTGCTTCTCCCTCAAGATTAGGAACTGAGATTCCCTCATTAGCCATTTTTTCTGTCACAAAGTATGGTCTGAACCGAGAAGGCTGCGTATCTTGCCAAAAGTCACTAAGGAATGATGCTCCTGGTGTGAAGCTTTCGTGCCTCCTAAACATTGTATCTTTTTGTGATTGAGAAAAAACAGTAGTAGAGTCCACATGGTTTGAGTTAGCTCCACCAGTGGAGCTACTCTCATTTGCTTCGTCAAATGGAAGATCGAACTTACTTAACATATTCAATGGCGCAGATGGAGCGGATTCCGGGAAGTTATCTTCATTGTAGGGAAGATCAAATGGATTTTTCCTAGGAGCAAATATGGCTGGAATTTGAACATTGAACTTTGAGAGCTCCTCAATTTTTGGGAGGGAGTCACTGCTGCCAAAGTCAATCAGGTTCCTATCAATATATTTCCTTGCTCTGCGTCGAGCAATCAAGTTCTCTAACCTCTGGTTCCTCTCAATCTCCAAACACCCTATATTTAGTATGTTCTTTTGATCATCGGCGGTCCATGCCACGACTTTACCGTTTTTCTCTTCATGTTCATTGTCATCCTTGCCCTCTTGGTTTTCATTTCCATCTTCAATACTGCTGTCATTGGAGTCCCCGTCTTGAGAGGATCGCGATGAACTTGTAGCTGACCTAAGATGGTGGAATGTGTGGAGCATTGGATGGGTATCAGTTTCTGATCCATCCGATTCACCTGATCCTGATTCAGAAGAAAAAGCTCCAATATGAGATCTTCCGTTGGTTACCTTTTCCGTGTTGTTGTGTTTGGCCAATCTCTCTTCACTAGATGCAATACTTGGAAGAGTTACACCCCCAGTTGATTTACTGTTGTCCCGGACATTCCGATTGTAAGCTTTCTCAATCTTTTTGTAGACGTGGTCATTTTCCGGAATGTTTGGCTCACCATAAGCTAGGATGATTCCAAGAAAAAAACCAGCAAATAGGAAGATGGGTGATGTTTCCAGGAGGAAGGTGAACCAACCAAAGAAGAACTTGTACAATATGACTAGAAACACAAGTGAACTGAAGATCGAAGGATATCGCCGAAAGAATCGGCCTACGGTCTTCAACACTGGCATTTCCTTTAACCTTCGGCAGTTTCAGTGTATGCTTTCCCAATATCTGTAATATTGTATCAAATTTATCAGGTATTCAGGTTCTATGTTAAGAtctttgaaaaaatatataaaattatgagAAGCAATCTTTCTTTCATTGGAATTTTGTGTCTTTAACTTGTGGGCAAGCAACACATATAAATGAACATCCACTCATTATGCTTATGCAAATGCTGCTTTTTGTCCCAAATAAGAGGTCAACCAAGTACAATTGTACAATAATTCTTCTTAAGAACTATTCCATTAttgagagaggaaaaaaaaacattgttgcGTACTTACATTCTAGTTTCCACCCCACTTCCAAGACATAAGTACACTTCAGTTTAGAGTGTCCAATTTTCTACTTTGTTCTGAACCAATTCACACTGTTGGCACATGCAGATATTTACATAATGTATAAAATCTCTCCAATCAATTTATATGCCTCTCTAAATCTCGGTCTAATCTGTCAAGTATCAAGACATTATAATGTGTCATGATCTCAGCAGCTTCACACCTATCAAAATgggtattgtttttttttccaaaaatctCCATCCCCAGCACTAAAAAGAATTCCAATCATCATAAAAAAGTGTTTGCCCTTCATGCAAAATTCTATTCTAATTCGTCTTCTACCAAGAAATCCTATGGATTTGAAGAATGGCTTGAAAAAAATCCCCCACTGATTTGGGCATCCCCCAACCCAAACATTGACccaaaaaaatgataaaagttTCTGAAATACATGAACTGAATGATGAGATGATCCGTCTAATTACCTGGATTGGGCGATCAGGAGATTGGAGTTGTTCTCGTCATTTcttcccctttcttctccttggATGGTGCTCCGCCTATCTCCTGCCTTTTGCTGGTTTCTTGgaatttttctctctcctccatgcGAGCAAGACAAGAGTCAGCCCACGGAGAAATAGGAGGGGAGTGTCGTGTGGCCTACCACTTGTATAGGTCAGAGTTTCTAGGATTCAATCatttttaaggttttttttacTGCCTAACAAACATTCGATAGAAAAATCCTCCTAAAAGTCtttcaaatataattatattacaattataatatgattacattataattaacatgtaattacaaatataacttAGATGTAAGTTATATATGTACCAATAAAAGTGAGTTAACTCATTGGTAGGGATAAGCGCATGCGACGCAGgagtttttgttttcttgcCATGCACCAATCTCAGCACGAATCGAATGGCTGGCGTGAATCTCAAACATATCCAATGGTCGAAAAGGTGTAAGATTTGGCAATAGAAAATCTATCAGCAGATGGGtagcaattctttttttttcaagcgTGAAAAATTCACCAAAACTGAAAACCCGTTGGGAACACCAAAATTTCATAGGATTAGTGCTAAATATTTTATCTTGGACCACTCCTAAAGACTGTTGGGACATATGAATATTGTATCAACTTCGTGGCAGTTTATAGCAATTCCCATGTGTATTTTTTTCTCCACTGCTTACAAAGGCGGGCGCTCTTTCcaccgaaaagaaaaaaaatgaggttGCTAAAATAATCACGTGATTTAAGTTAGATCACACCTGGCCCATACCAATCCCAAATCTCAAGGGCATGGGACTGTTGTTGTAATGTATAGGCATATTAttagtttttattaaaaaatagagcaaCATTTTCCTCACTGGCTTCAACTACAAGCAATTATCTACTGctccatccatcctaaaatatagcattCAAGTGTAGGATTATACATAATATATTACTGTGAATCTAAACAGActatttgtccagattcatagttctATTTTGTGTCTAATGTAGTACTAGGTAACTATAATTCAAAGCGGATCGAATACTTTCTAAAGTATCATCAAGTGCTATGCATAAATTTAGGGATCAATGTGATCCACGGAAAATATAGCTATACAAATTGTAAAAGATAAATATACATAATACGTGGATAATACTTATCGTGTTGGACAAGTATATGTTTTAAAAACAATTTTGACCAAGAATTTgttattaaaatataaaaatatcaataaatatataattttattgaagtatcttttaagactaattcATACATATACATAGAGTTTTAAAGTTTAGATGTAATTTATAGTTAAGGTTTAGAGTTTACAATATTGTTGTTCAAAGCGACAAATATTAACAATGCGAGGAAATAGGTGCACTTTGCATATGTTGGAAAATGGGAATTGGAAAATAAACAATATGATATGTATTTTgggtgaaaaatatattttattaaaaatattcatTATGGTTAACTGATCTGTTTTCCCAAACACTTGAGTTATCATAAATATAGATGAAGTGGTTCGCTCGCCTGGCTAGCTAGCAACGTACGCAAAGCCATCACAACACTGGAgtcagcaaagaaaaaaaaacatccgtCCTTGCTTCTTTTATTTAGTAATATTCTCTTTAGTTGATTACGGTGTGGTGTTTTAGGAACAGCTAATTGAAGGTTCAATTCCAACGAACCCAACCACtactcttgtgacttgtgtgaCCTTTTAAGTACATTGGGTTCTTTGATCCTCTGTGGCGCATACATTGTGGACAAACTAATCTCTTTCCTCTGATTCAGCTTGGAATATTGGAGTATATGATTTGCACAATAGTTACCCtcccgtctcaaaatataataacttttagcatTTTAAATTTATTCTAAACTATAATAACTTTTCCACCTACATCCACTTTTAAATCAATCAAAGTCTTCCACCATTTTAAATTCTTCATGTACCATCTtttctcaatcaatcacaattttttcctatttaattttacctactttcttaTTACTCATGTCTAATTCTAAAACTCTTTATAATTTAAGACAGAGGTAGTATGTCAAAGGGGACGGATTGTAGCATTCTGTCATCTCATCTCCTTTAGCCGGGGGTTTGGATGCTTGGTAGAGCAATGCTATAGCCTACAAGATGGCCAAGATAAATGGTAAGCTAATATATGGTTTGTTTTGGGAGCTtgagattctgagaagcagttgGTGAGAATTCGGCTTCtaattcattttctggattctaccaCTACAGATTTTCAATCTGGATTGTTTGGGAGAGCTTCTAGCGGCAGAAGATTCTATGAGAAGCTGTAGCTGTCAAAAACTCCCTTGAATAGACCCATAGTCGATCATCTCCATACAAACAAAGCCCCACGATTGTTACAACTAATCTCGTTAAGGCTGTGCTCTTTTTGGAGGTTTGAAATGGCTAATTAGCcgtacgtaaaacgagaaacatgattagtatatgattaattaagtattaatatataaaaatttgatgaataaatttattagattttttaacaacttatatatataatatttttacgTAAAATGTACCatttaaccgtttgaaaaacatgctaacGGAAATTGAGGAGTTGCAATAGCTGAAAAGTAAGCGGCCTAAAGCAAACCGAAGGTCTACTCTGTTCACGTGTAGGGCAGTGTAGCAAAAGGATGGGcagggagaaagaaaaaaattgagggAGAAGAGATTTGAAGGAGGAAGACATGGGGCAACTTGACCAGCCATTTCTTCAAAGAGAAAAAAGACGGACAACATTGAGACCACTAACAGTCATGTGAGTCGGTGGTGAATAAGAGAACAATAAAAATTCAGTCGGTGACAGGCTGACAGCTAAGGTGATACCATTTTTGTATGCCAAGTAAAGAATTGGTTGATATTCTATTGTGCTAGAGAAATTCTCTCAAACATGAAGATAAAAAGGATGCCAAGCATGCGTGTAAACCTACATACTCTAGTTTTAGTTTCCATTGAGTATATTAATTTCCCTAGAttcttttaaaaacaaaatgacAAACTAGAGACGAAAACGATGAAAAATAGCTCAATAATAGCACGAGGCAACATTACCAGGCCCCATTCGTTGATGATGCCTCCAGTGCTACTCATTCCTTGGTTTGCAAAGCTGTACAGTGCAAGTGCTGATGCCCATACCATACCAGCAGCTGACAAAACTgtttgcttcttctttttttgaaatttgCAGAATTTCCAGTAAAGAAAAATTCCCATTGACAGATCAGTAGATCAGGATATGGTTGATCATCATCAATCAGAGATGCTCAGCAGCGAATGATGGGGGGCTGCACTGCCTACAGCTGCAGAGGATCCGTCAAACGACGCTTTCTTGGAGGATGATGTGGCGAAGGTGCACGGCACCAACCTGACCTGAATCCCCCAAAGCATCAAAAGCAAAGACATGTCTGGGGGTACCTGCCACAATATTGAACCCGTTTGCATATGGAACCTCCTGCTTCATACTTATTGCATGAATTTTGGTGCCATTGTGCCGAACGAACGATCTTATTAGAAAGTGTTCTttttgttttcttaaaaaaaagtcagtCCGCTGAGATTATTGAGATTTATCAAACAAGATTTTGAATTAAAGCAATGTTTACCGGCCAGCGTAACCAACAATAACAGGGATAGTTGTTGTCGAGAAATTTGCCTTCGCGGCTAGGAAACCACTTGAAAACCAGCGTGTTTAGGAAAAATGTGTTCATAATAATGATAAAATCCATTGTGCATTTCACAAGATGGTTTTTTCAGCCCGCCTAAGCCCTGTGATTTTGCTTAGGTTCAATACacggttttaaaaaaaactctttgTTTAGACAAGTAAACTAGGGTTGAATAATCATATCTGAATTAATCGCTTTGAACTGGTCGTTGACTGGTTACCACTAATATGATGAGACATAGTGCATCCCTATCATTATTTCaactttcttaaaaaaatataatgatagtGCAATAACATCAAATACTCCTATTGAAGTTTAAAACATCTAGGCACAATTACCCACATATTCTGATATCCAAATGCACATCTCCATCGTGATCTTCTCATGAGTAAGTTTTGGTTAGGATTCACTTAAATGAATAGGGTTCAAACGATACAAAGGTAAGTTGATAAAGAGATGATGACAAGAGGGTGGCTAGCATACCCGATAATCCAAAACATGCTATTACGATAAATAAAATTCTTGATAGCATGAAACGCCATTAAGAAAAAGAACCATAAAATGCACACGTCTAAGCACCATCGCCAAAGTTGTATTGAcgtaaaaaagttaaaaagaaaaTGCCAAGAGGTGCTAAGGTGAGAGGAGCAAGAGATGTTAACCTGTGCACGAATCTTAAAATGGTTGGTTGATATTTAGAACGAATTCAAGGCTAAAATCTAAGGgttgtttggggagcttctaacTGCAGCAGCTTCTCCtagaatcagaagctccccaaaACAGTTCAGCTTTTAGTCCAAATTCTAAGAAGCTGTTGTTGTAGAATctataaaatgaactagaagttaGAAACTAAAAAACTCAGTTTTTCTATATTCTTAGAAACTGGCTACCAACTAGGCGACCAGCTGGCTGATTTTAAGAATCTTAAACTTTCCCAAAAGAATCCTAAATATATCGGTTTAAAAATGAATACTTAACCATCTAAAAATGACATATGTCGAGACGGCGCAGAGCCGTGGAACACGTAGAGGGAGATACAGGTAGCCCATGCAAACATATGCAATACATCAAAAATAGGAGGGGGCGAGGTGGGAAAAAGGCTCTCCCTCCGCGTTCCCACCCCCCTGAAAAAGTAAACCAACCAAACTcggcaccaccgtcgccgccgccgtcgtcgcctcgcctcgcctcctcctccctccctccctcgatTCCCAAACCAACCTCCCCGCCACCGAACGGAGCAaccaaccaccaccaccccatctccgccgccgccggtgaggtcgCCGGGGGAACGACGCGCGCCCGCACGCACGCCCGACCGCCGGATCTTGGGAAGGCGGGGGAGGACATGTCGCAGgcgtcgctgtcgccgtcgtcgtcgggggacgaggaggaggaggacgagggcgTCGAAGGGTACCGCAAGGGCG
The window above is part of the Oryza sativa Japonica Group chromosome 7, ASM3414082v1 genome. Proteins encoded here:
- the LOC4343204 gene encoding uncharacterized protein, coding for MPVLKTVGRFFRRYPSIFSSLVFLVILYKFFFGWFTFLLETSPIFLFAGFFLGIILAYGEPNIPENDHVYKKIEKAYNRNVRDNSKSTGGVTLPSIASSEERLAKHNNTEKVTNGRSHIGAFSSESGSGESDGSETDTHPMLHTFHHLRSATSSSRSSQDGDSNDSSIEDGNENQEGKDDNEHEEKNGKVVAWTADDQKNILNIGCLEIERNQRLENLIARRRARKYIDRNLIDFGSSDSLPKIEELSKFNVQIPAIFAPRKNPFDLPYNEDNFPESAPSAPLNMLSKFDLPFDEANESSSTGGANSNHVDSTTVFSQSQKDTMFRRHESFTPGASFLSDFWQDTQPSRFRPYFVTEKMANEGISVPNLEGEASEKSSVEDSDSTSSVTDQENHKLVLEDSPNQNLGPQMSQMDEQPHRSQNAREVPLALDIEPPLLISDSSDDDISLPGGNINDREEAQENGNLNLSQNASLEDPSVIEYPHQMEMISNEFHQLSPHSNDNDSLSSSTEATEPPELNSIELPANEVEFINEIPIADPIYDISPSRSEKPASIGSTIDAVLLQEGNTHTSDVEMSMDGEDSVSRIEASEIPAPSLASVQESKPREKETSEVKEQDNSGHDGGNQDSVSHANSKVPMISSKPSISGLSNPVKSGSKMISSSKKAVFGLFKK